In Clostridium cagae, one genomic interval encodes:
- a CDS encoding acyl-CoA dehydrogenase → MNFQLTREQELVQQMVREFAENEVKPIAAEVDETERFPMENVEKMGKIGMMGIPFAKEFGGAGGDVLSYIMTVEELSKVCATTGVIVSAHTSLCASVINEHGTPDQKAKYLPELCQGKKIGAFGLTEPGAGTDAAGQQTTAILDGDHYVLNGSKIFITNGGVAETFIIFAMTDKSQGTKGISAFIVEKSFPGFSIGKLEDKMGIRGSSTTELVMEDCIVPKENLIGKEGKGFGIAMKTLDGGRIGIAAQALGIAEGAFEEAVNYMKERKQFRRPLSAQQGLQWYIAEMDVKIEAARHLVYKAACKKQNGQPYSVDAARAKLFAAEVAMDVTTKAVQIFGGYGYTKDYPVERMMRDAKITEIYEGTSEVQKMVIAGSILR, encoded by the coding sequence ATGAAACTGAAAGATTCCCAATGGAAAACGTTGAAAAAATGGGTAAAATAGGTATGATGGGTATACCATTTGCTAAAGAATTTGGAGGAGCAGGTGGAGATGTTCTTTCATATATAATGACAGTTGAAGAATTATCAAAAGTATGTGCAACAACAGGAGTTATAGTTTCAGCTCATACTTCATTATGTGCATCAGTAATAAACGAACATGGTACTCCAGACCAAAAAGCAAAATACTTACCAGAACTTTGTCAAGGTAAGAAAATAGGTGCTTTCGGTTTAACTGAACCAGGTGCTGGAACAGATGCTGCTGGACAACAAACAACAGCTATATTAGATGGAGATCATTATGTATTAAATGGATCAAAAATCTTCATAACTAATGGTGGAGTTGCTGAAACTTTCATAATCTTCGCTATGACTGATAAGAGCCAAGGAACTAAAGGAATTTCAGCTTTCATAGTTGAAAAATCTTTCCCAGGATTCTCAATCGGTAAATTAGAAGATAAAATGGGAATCAGAGGATCTTCTACTACTGAACTAGTAATGGAAGATTGTATAGTACCAAAAGAAAACCTAATTGGTAAAGAAGGTAAGGGATTTGGTATAGCAATGAAGACTCTTGATGGAGGAAGAATTGGTATAGCTGCTCAAGCTTTAGGTATCGCAGAAGGTGCTTTTGAAGAAGCTGTTAATTACATGAAAGAAAGAAAACAATTTAGAAGACCATTATCAGCTCAACAAGGTTTACAATGGTATATTGCTGAAATGGACGTTAAAATAGAAGCTGCAAGACATTTAGTATATAAAGCTGCTTGCAAAAAACAAAATGGACAACCATACTCAGTAGATGCTGCAAGAGCTAAATTATTTGCTGCAGAAGTTGCAATGGATGTTACAACTAAAGCAGTTCAAATCTTTGGTGGATATGGTTACACTAAAGATTATCCAGTAGAAAGAATGATGAGAGATGCTAAGATAACTGAAATTTATGAAGGAACTTCAGAAGTTCAAAAAATGGTTATCGCAGGAAGCATTTTAAGATAA
- a CDS encoding electron transfer flavoprotein subunit beta/FixA family protein: protein MNIVVCVKQVPDTTAVKIDPKTGTLIRDGVPSIMNPEDKHALEGALQLKETLGAKVTVISMGLPMAKATLREALCMGADEAILLTDRALGGADTLATSKALAGVIAKLDYDLVFAGRQAIDGDTAQVGPEIAEHLNIPQVTYVQGVEAKGEGTLLVNRALEDGYEKIEIKTPCLLTAIEELNEARYMNVANIFSTNDDEIKVMSADDIDVDKAELGLKGSPTKVKKSMTKEVKGAGEVVNKPAKEAVTYVLGKLQEKHYI from the coding sequence ATGAATATAGTAGTTTGTGTAAAACAAGTTCCAGATACTACAGCTGTAAAGATTGATCCTAAAACTGGTACATTAATAAGAGATGGTGTTCCATCAATTATGAATCCAGAAGATAAGCACGCGTTAGAAGGTGCATTACAATTAAAAGAAACTTTAGGTGCAAAGGTAACTGTTATAAGCATGGGCCTTCCAATGGCTAAGGCTACATTAAGAGAAGCATTATGCATGGGAGCTGATGAAGCTATCCTATTAACAGACAGAGCACTAGGTGGAGCAGATACTTTAGCTACTTCAAAAGCATTAGCAGGAGTTATAGCTAAATTAGATTACGATCTAGTATTTGCAGGAAGACAAGCTATCGATGGAGATACTGCTCAAGTTGGACCAGAAATAGCTGAACATTTAAATATTCCTCAAGTTACTTATGTTCAAGGCGTTGAAGCTAAGGGCGAAGGAACTTTATTAGTAAACAGAGCATTAGAAGATGGATATGAAAAAATTGAAATAAAGACTCCATGTCTATTAACTGCAATTGAAGAATTAAATGAAGCAAGATACATGAATGTTGCTAACATATTCTCAACTAACGATGATGAAATCAAAGTTATGAGTGCAGATGATATAGATGTAGATAAGGCTGAATTAGGACTTAAGGGTTCACCTACAAAGGTTAAAAAGTCAATGACTAAAGAAGTTAAAGGCGCAGGCGAAGTAGTTAACAAGCCAGCTAAAGAAGCAGTAACTTACGTTTTAGGCAAATTACAAGAAAAACACTACATCTAG
- a CDS encoding electron transfer flavoprotein subunit alpha/FixB family protein: MNIADYRGVWVFAEQREGELQKVSLELLGEGRKIADKLGVKLTALLLGNNIENLSKTLAEHGADEVLVADDKNLEHYTTDAYTKVICDLANERKPGILFIGATFIGRDLGPRVAARLSTGLTADCTSLDVEVEDGALLATRPAFGGNLMATIACPEHRPQMATVRPGVFGKVNTDGSNCTVEKVEVKLADSDVRTKVVEIIKAHKDVVDISEAKILVAGGRGMGSKENFTLLQELAEVLDGTVAGSRAAVDNGWLERDYQVGQTGKTVRPSIYIACGISGAIQHVAGMQESDMIIAINKDETAPIMQVADYAIVGDVKKVLPELIAQAKAVKSAE; encoded by the coding sequence ATGAATATAGCAGATTACAGAGGCGTTTGGGTCTTTGCAGAACAAAGAGAAGGCGAATTACAAAAAGTATCTTTAGAATTACTTGGCGAAGGTAGAAAAATTGCTGATAAGCTAGGAGTTAAGTTAACAGCATTATTATTAGGTAATAATATTGAAAACTTATCTAAAACATTAGCAGAACATGGTGCAGATGAAGTTTTAGTTGCAGATGACAAAAACTTAGAACACTACACTACTGATGCTTATACAAAAGTTATTTGTGATTTAGCAAATGAAAGAAAACCAGGAATATTATTTATAGGAGCTACTTTCATCGGAAGAGATTTAGGTCCTAGAGTTGCAGCTAGATTATCAACTGGATTAACTGCTGACTGTACATCATTAGACGTTGAAGTTGAAGATGGAGCTTTATTAGCTACTAGACCAGCATTCGGTGGTAACTTAATGGCTACAATCGCTTGTCCAGAACATAGACCACAAATGGCTACAGTAAGACCAGGAGTTTTCGGTAAGGTAAATACTGATGGAAGCAACTGTACTGTAGAAAAAGTAGAAGTTAAACTTGCTGATAGTGATGTTAGAACTAAAGTTGTAGAAATCATTAAAGCACATAAGGATGTTGTAGATATATCAGAAGCTAAAATACTTGTTGCTGGTGGTAGAGGAATGGGTTCAAAAGAAAACTTTACTTTATTACAAGAATTAGCAGAAGTTTTAGATGGAACTGTAGCTGGATCAAGAGCTGCTGTTGACAATGGTTGGTTAGAAAGAGATTACCAAGTTGGACAAACTGGTAAGACTGTAAGACCATCAATCTACATTGCTTGTGGTATTTCAGGAGCAATTCAACACGTTGCTGGTATGCAAGAATCAGATATGATTATAGCTATCAACAAAGATGAAACTGCACCAATAATGCAAGTTGCAGATTACGCTATAGTTGGAGATGTTAAGAAGGTTTTACCTGAATTAATAGCTCAAGCTAAAGCTGTAAAGAGTGCTGAATAA